The following are encoded together in the Heterodontus francisci isolate sHetFra1 chromosome 41, sHetFra1.hap1, whole genome shotgun sequence genome:
- the irf3 gene encoding interferon regulatory factor 3 isoform X2, with protein sequence MGSQRPLLCPWLIEQINSQQYPGLHWINAEKTQFRMPWKHGLRQDISADDTKIFEAWAITSGRYRPCIDSPDPSVWKRNFRSALHRKKHFRRVVDNRNNSEDPHVIYEIQSIDEGASVSAEEESEDVSPATDNSYSGLSSISPNPRTLESSLKDMTILEQLTVDSGEMTQLERDMAFSALNYSPDHAVLPSHLSQTSPITEPLLGASGGAAWEMPAPVEDPSSMTLNIGEFQAQMRGYFPNGEFVTEFEVAVYYRGRKVQEKTVKNINGFRLFYSSESTFPSLQDLQLPDISMISISDQQQIKYTNQLLERMGQGLIVEVQNNQIRAQRHGSCKAFWSMMQNPGSSEPQQISSKELTVLYDFPQFNREINAFLNSAGGSPQYSMWLCFGELWPDPDGKPWNKKLIMVQVTPVTFKLLHEMAHGVGASSLQSDDVNLQLSDPLSTSSFLSILEEFMDIE encoded by the exons ATGGGTTCCCAGAGGCCTTTGCTATGTCCGTGGCTTATCGAGCAGATAAACAGTCAGCAATATCCTGGTCTCCACTGGATAAATGCAGAGAAAACACAGTTCAGGATGCCATGGAAACATGGTCTAAGGCAGGACATttctgcagatgataccaaaatattTGAG GCTTGGGCAATAACAAGTGGTCGATACAGACCATGCATCGATTCCCCTGACCCTTCCGTATGGAAGAGAAACTTCCGAAGTGCTTTACATAGGAAGAAACATTTCCGCAGAGTGGTGGACAATAGGAATAACTCAGAGGACCCTCACGTGATCTACGAGATCCAGAGCATTG ACGAGGGGGCCAGTGTCAGTGCTGAGGAGGAGAGTGAGGATGTCAGTCCTGCGACAGACAACAGCTACAGTGGACTCTCCAGCATATCTCCAAATCCG AGAACCCTAGAAAGCAGCTTGAAAGACATGACGATATTGGAGCAGCTAACAG TGGACAGTGGAGAAATGACCCAGTTGGAGAGGGACATGGCCTTCAGTGCTCTCAATTATTCTCCAGACCATGCTGTGCTACCGAGCCATCTGAGTCAAACAAGTCCCATCACTGAGCCCCTCCTTGGTGCGAGTGGAGGTGCTGCTTGGGAAATGCCTGCCCCAGTCGAAGATCCCAGCAGCATGACCCTGAACATTGGTGAATTTCAAGCACAGATGAGGGGATATTTTCCAAATGGAGAATTCG TAACCGAGTTTGAGGTCGCTGTCTACTATCGTGGCAGGAAGGTGCAGGAGAAGACTGTGAAGAACATCAATGGCTTCCGGCTTTTCTATAGCTCAGAATCTACCTTCCCCTCCCTGCAGGACCTGCAGTTGCCAGACATCTCTATGATCTCAATTAGTGACCAACAGCAAATCAAGTACACAAACCAATTGTTGGAACGGATGGGCCAGGGCCTCATAGTGGAGGTGCAGAACAATCAGATCCGCGCACAGAGACATGGGAGCTGCAAAGCCTTCTGGTCGATGATGCAAAATCCCGGCAGTTCTGAACCTCAGCAAATTTCGAGCAAGGAATTAACCGTCCTGTATGACTTTCCCCAATTTAATAGAG AAATAAATGCCTTTCTGAACTCTGCGGGTGGCTCTCCGCAGTACTCGATGTGGCTGTGCTTCGGGGAACTTTGGCCGGATCCTGACGGTAAACCCTGGAATAAGAAGCTCATCATGGTGCAG GTGACACCTGTAACCTTCAAATTATTACATGAAATGGCTCATGGAGTGGGCGCTTCCTCTCTGCAGAGTGACGATGTAAACTTACAGCTCTCGGACCCTCTCTCCACCTCCAGCTTCCTATCCATACTAGAGGAGTTCATGGACATTGAATAG
- the irf3 gene encoding interferon regulatory factor 3 isoform X1, whose product MGSQRPLLCPWLIEQINSQQYPGLHWINAEKTQFRMPWKHGLRQDISADDTKIFEAWAITSGRYRPCIDSPDPSVWKRNFRSALHRKKHFRRVVDNRNNSEDPHVIYEIQSIDEGASVSAEEESEDVSPATDNSYSGLSSISPNPQRTLESSLKDMTILEQLTVDSGEMTQLERDMAFSALNYSPDHAVLPSHLSQTSPITEPLLGASGGAAWEMPAPVEDPSSMTLNIGEFQAQMRGYFPNGEFVTEFEVAVYYRGRKVQEKTVKNINGFRLFYSSESTFPSLQDLQLPDISMISISDQQQIKYTNQLLERMGQGLIVEVQNNQIRAQRHGSCKAFWSMMQNPGSSEPQQISSKELTVLYDFPQFNREINAFLNSAGGSPQYSMWLCFGELWPDPDGKPWNKKLIMVQVTPVTFKLLHEMAHGVGASSLQSDDVNLQLSDPLSTSSFLSILEEFMDIE is encoded by the exons ATGGGTTCCCAGAGGCCTTTGCTATGTCCGTGGCTTATCGAGCAGATAAACAGTCAGCAATATCCTGGTCTCCACTGGATAAATGCAGAGAAAACACAGTTCAGGATGCCATGGAAACATGGTCTAAGGCAGGACATttctgcagatgataccaaaatattTGAG GCTTGGGCAATAACAAGTGGTCGATACAGACCATGCATCGATTCCCCTGACCCTTCCGTATGGAAGAGAAACTTCCGAAGTGCTTTACATAGGAAGAAACATTTCCGCAGAGTGGTGGACAATAGGAATAACTCAGAGGACCCTCACGTGATCTACGAGATCCAGAGCATTG ACGAGGGGGCCAGTGTCAGTGCTGAGGAGGAGAGTGAGGATGTCAGTCCTGCGACAGACAACAGCTACAGTGGACTCTCCAGCATATCTCCAAATCCG CAGAGAACCCTAGAAAGCAGCTTGAAAGACATGACGATATTGGAGCAGCTAACAG TGGACAGTGGAGAAATGACCCAGTTGGAGAGGGACATGGCCTTCAGTGCTCTCAATTATTCTCCAGACCATGCTGTGCTACCGAGCCATCTGAGTCAAACAAGTCCCATCACTGAGCCCCTCCTTGGTGCGAGTGGAGGTGCTGCTTGGGAAATGCCTGCCCCAGTCGAAGATCCCAGCAGCATGACCCTGAACATTGGTGAATTTCAAGCACAGATGAGGGGATATTTTCCAAATGGAGAATTCG TAACCGAGTTTGAGGTCGCTGTCTACTATCGTGGCAGGAAGGTGCAGGAGAAGACTGTGAAGAACATCAATGGCTTCCGGCTTTTCTATAGCTCAGAATCTACCTTCCCCTCCCTGCAGGACCTGCAGTTGCCAGACATCTCTATGATCTCAATTAGTGACCAACAGCAAATCAAGTACACAAACCAATTGTTGGAACGGATGGGCCAGGGCCTCATAGTGGAGGTGCAGAACAATCAGATCCGCGCACAGAGACATGGGAGCTGCAAAGCCTTCTGGTCGATGATGCAAAATCCCGGCAGTTCTGAACCTCAGCAAATTTCGAGCAAGGAATTAACCGTCCTGTATGACTTTCCCCAATTTAATAGAG AAATAAATGCCTTTCTGAACTCTGCGGGTGGCTCTCCGCAGTACTCGATGTGGCTGTGCTTCGGGGAACTTTGGCCGGATCCTGACGGTAAACCCTGGAATAAGAAGCTCATCATGGTGCAG GTGACACCTGTAACCTTCAAATTATTACATGAAATGGCTCATGGAGTGGGCGCTTCCTCTCTGCAGAGTGACGATGTAAACTTACAGCTCTCGGACCCTCTCTCCACCTCCAGCTTCCTATCCATACTAGAGGAGTTCATGGACATTGAATAG